A window of Chitinophagaceae bacterium contains these coding sequences:
- a CDS encoding T9SS C-terminal target domain-containing protein: MKKIYSLILISFFITASFAQNEFVNDGATVTVQDGALLFVNGEIKTNTGSTLNNDGVIELTGDWEFNGTAVHNAGTSGERLVRFNDPTANYETQTVRGNGNIYFFNVEIVNDAIAIAGDWFGGVELESDITIGNEIDFLSSNAKIYIGDRVLTMENSLPTAFVNASNQRYIQTDGSGLGGLKWKVDANETYLFPIGTRFPDLTDPSFLSSNYAPFEIALSTLGDNVDYLTARFNHVNDPGAITGSNPSYGTAWGGSFDCTPYGLPSNQQIVLSDMAQDYGIWEIEPDGSSSSGWGDYDITFYPDVPKLTAPTPNSGFVMFKALKAPSAFNFASDNWGDYVLPESGEPCAATDAAALIANPSLGVTAIGMNSFSKFALAGNEVTALPVELLYLKADPINNEFIRVHWSTAVEIDNAGFYLERSTDGVDFEEISWISGNGNTSQEMYYSYNDLDVEHNVVYYYRLRQVDFDGSYEYTYIVNAMISTTDVFNISEFIPNPTNEHTRVVVNSSTDREITVTIFNTLGQLVKDEVHHIAPGQYSIDFNMQHLADGTYHAVFRTQNEIHNRKLIITK; this comes from the coding sequence ATGAAAAAAATCTACTCACTAATTTTAATATCCTTTTTTATTACGGCTTCATTTGCACAAAATGAATTTGTAAATGATGGTGCAACAGTCACTGTTCAGGATGGAGCTCTTTTATTTGTTAATGGTGAAATCAAAACGAATACCGGTTCGACACTGAATAATGACGGTGTTATAGAACTTACCGGAGATTGGGAGTTCAATGGAACTGCTGTTCACAATGCCGGTACGTCCGGAGAGCGCTTAGTTCGATTTAATGATCCGACTGCAAATTATGAAACCCAGACAGTAAGAGGAAATGGCAATATTTACTTTTTTAATGTAGAAATTGTAAATGATGCAATAGCAATTGCAGGTGATTGGTTTGGGGGTGTTGAATTAGAAAGTGACATCACTATAGGAAATGAAATTGACTTTTTATCTTCAAATGCTAAAATTTATATTGGTGATAGAGTTTTAACAATGGAAAATTCATTACCAACAGCTTTTGTAAATGCCTCAAATCAAAGATACATTCAAACAGATGGCTCTGGCTTAGGCGGATTGAAGTGGAAAGTTGATGCCAATGAGACTTATTTATTCCCAATAGGTACACGTTTCCCGGATTTAACAGATCCTTCATTTTTATCCAGCAACTATGCTCCATTTGAAATTGCTTTGTCAACACTGGGAGATAATGTAGATTACCTAACAGCTCGTTTTAACCACGTAAATGACCCGGGAGCAATAACCGGTTCAAACCCTAGCTATGGAACAGCCTGGGGAGGTAGTTTTGACTGCACACCTTATGGTTTGCCTTCTAATCAACAGATAGTACTTAGCGATATGGCTCAGGATTATGGTATATGGGAAATTGAGCCGGACGGTTCTTCAAGTTCAGGATGGGGAGATTATGATATAACATTCTATCCGGATGTTCCTAAATTGACGGCTCCTACACCTAACTCCGGTTTTGTAATGTTCAAAGCTCTGAAAGCTCCTTCAGCTTTTAATTTCGCTTCTGATAACTGGGGTGATTATGTTCTTCCGGAATCAGGTGAACCATGTGCCGCAACAGATGCTGCAGCTCTTATAGCAAACCCTTCATTAGGTGTTACTGCAATTGGAATGAATTCATTTTCAAAATTTGCCTTGGCAGGAAATGAAGTTACAGCATTACCGGTTGAGTTATTATACTTAAAAGCAGATCCTATTAATAATGAATTTATTAGAGTACACTGGTCAACAGCTGTAGAAATTGATAATGCCGGCTTCTATCTTGAAAGAAGTACTGACGGAGTAGATTTTGAAGAAATTAGCTGGATATCCGGAAATGGAAATACTTCTCAGGAAATGTACTACAGCTATAATGATTTGGATGTTGAACATAACGTTGTTTATTACTACAGACTTCGTCAGGTAGATTTTGACGGTTCATATGAATATACTTATATAGTAAATGCAATGATTTCAACTACGGATGTGTTTAATATTAGTGAATTTATTCCGAACCCTACCAATGAGCATACCAGAGTTGTTGTAAACTCTTCAACTGACAGAGAAATTACTGTAACAATTTTTAATACTCTTGGACAGTTAGTTAAAGATGAAGTACACCATATAGCTCCGGGTCAGTATTCTATTGACTTTAATATGCAACATTTAGCTGATGGAACTTATCATGCAGTTTTCCGCACTCAGAATGAAATTCACAACAGAAAACTTATCATAACTAAATAA
- a CDS encoding diaminopimelate epimerase, which produces MKIKFHKYQGTGNDFIMVNGFEQSIDLSSHQIANLCSRRFGIGADGLIILKKEKDLDFYMDYYNSDGKPSSMCGNGGRCAVKFAYSTGVLKKNNCTFNAIDGKHEATILEDDIVSLKMIEPYGLDVSNDKVIVNTGSPHVVFFKEEDFNLAEMDLQKEGSSIRNSPMFIKNGINVNFTKRDKDLIYLRTYERGVEAETLSCGTGNVATAIAHAINENAAGVVTYNLKNKGGDLNVRFSINEHNIKDVWLTGQAVMVFKGEINIVN; this is translated from the coding sequence ATGAAAATTAAATTCCACAAATATCAAGGTACAGGCAATGATTTTATAATGGTTAACGGTTTTGAACAATCAATAGACCTTTCATCACATCAGATTGCGAATCTGTGTAGCAGAAGATTTGGAATAGGAGCTGACGGCTTAATTATTTTAAAAAAAGAGAAAGACCTTGACTTTTATATGGATTATTATAATTCAGACGGGAAACCTTCCAGCATGTGTGGAAATGGAGGGAGATGTGCAGTGAAATTTGCTTATTCAACAGGAGTTTTGAAAAAAAACAATTGTACTTTCAATGCAATTGATGGAAAGCACGAGGCAACTATACTTGAAGATGACATAGTTTCCTTAAAAATGATAGAACCTTATGGTTTGGATGTAAGCAATGATAAAGTTATTGTTAATACCGGTTCCCCGCATGTAGTTTTTTTTAAAGAAGAGGATTTTAATTTGGCTGAAATGGACCTCCAAAAAGAAGGAAGTTCAATTAGAAATAGCCCGATGTTTATTAAAAATGGTATAAACGTAAACTTTACAAAAAGAGACAAGGATTTAATTTACTTAAGGACTTATGAAAGAGGTGTTGAAGCGGAAACTCTTAGTTGTGGAACAGGCAATGTTGCAACAGCCATCGCCCATGCAATAAATGAAAATGCAGCCGGTGTGGTAACTTATAACCTTAAGAATAAAGGAGGTGACCTGAATGTGAGGTTTTCTATTAATGAACATAATATTAAGGATGTATGGCTTACAGGACAGGCAGTTATGGTTTTTAAGGGAGAAATTAACATTGTTAACTGA
- a CDS encoding T9SS C-terminal target domain-containing protein — protein MKKTLKNLIPILLIGFLPFAGMAANSNVANTWYFGMKAGLDFSNGAPIPLVNGQMESLENTVSVSDENGQLLFYSNGGPFPFAGGVWNRNHQLMPNGSLTGTGGCNSSFQGAITVQKPRSENVYYMFTTDCIENNFAGGLRYSIIDMNLEGGLGDVVQKNVPLAANANEGVTAIRHANGDDYWIVTHINNTDSFYVFELTANGISGVVKNKVGPHNPYHAGALRASNNGQKLFHGGLMYAALYDFDNATGEISNFVDLGIKGYDAAFSPNCRFLYVTGSNGSSQLPNQLWQFDMHDYDIENSGQQIGSTSNLAFGNIQIAPDEKIYIAKFLSSPNLAVINNPNELGTDAGFVENGIHLAGKVSRGGLPNFANDVLGECLPYKVENTENNHGQPTTNPLISLSQQSYNKLKVNLDNLQDVNEVVLHYRKSQEDSWEVFTGTGNSVYLEGLEAGTEYEIVLSSYSSNSYQYQRLFEHSTKNETDYMIKGSTLDRFSFNLYPNPAANELTILFDTDKSAAVLNVSIYDLSGKKVYHNIIENKNNLIDRESLSLDDIRNGVYFVKIESESISHTERLVIMK, from the coding sequence ATGAAAAAAACTTTAAAAAATTTAATACCGATTTTACTGATTGGTTTTTTACCTTTCGCAGGCATGGCTGCAAACTCAAATGTTGCTAACACTTGGTACTTTGGGATGAAAGCCGGTCTTGACTTTTCAAATGGAGCTCCAATTCCGCTTGTTAATGGTCAAATGGAAAGTCTTGAAAACACAGTATCGGTTTCAGATGAAAACGGACAATTATTATTTTACAGTAATGGTGGACCTTTTCCTTTTGCAGGAGGAGTATGGAACAGAAACCATCAGTTAATGCCAAATGGCAGTTTAACCGGTACCGGTGGATGTAACAGTTCATTTCAGGGCGCAATTACGGTTCAAAAGCCAAGATCAGAAAATGTATACTATATGTTTACAACTGATTGTATTGAAAATAATTTTGCCGGAGGCCTACGCTATTCCATTATTGACATGAATTTAGAAGGTGGTTTAGGAGATGTAGTACAAAAAAATGTACCTCTTGCTGCAAATGCAAATGAAGGTGTTACGGCTATCAGACATGCAAATGGCGATGATTATTGGATTGTTACTCATATCAATAATACAGATTCTTTTTACGTATTTGAATTAACAGCTAATGGCATTTCCGGTGTTGTAAAAAACAAAGTTGGTCCTCACAACCCTTATCATGCAGGTGCTTTACGTGCATCTAATAATGGTCAGAAATTATTTCATGGTGGATTAATGTATGCCGCACTATATGATTTTGATAATGCTACAGGTGAAATCAGTAACTTCGTAGACTTGGGAATTAAAGGTTATGACGCTGCCTTTTCACCGAATTGCAGATTCCTATATGTTACGGGCAGCAATGGTTCTTCACAATTACCTAATCAGTTATGGCAGTTTGACATGCATGATTATGATATTGAAAACTCAGGTCAGCAAATAGGTTCAACGTCTAATTTAGCTTTTGGAAATATTCAGATTGCTCCTGATGAGAAAATTTACATTGCAAAGTTCTTAAGCTCTCCGAATTTAGCGGTAATAAACAACCCTAATGAATTAGGTACAGATGCCGGTTTTGTGGAAAATGGAATCCATTTGGCCGGAAAAGTTTCCAGAGGTGGTTTGCCAAACTTTGCAAATGATGTATTGGGAGAGTGTCTTCCATACAAAGTTGAAAATACAGAGAACAATCATGGACAGCCTACTACAAATCCTTTAATTTCTTTATCGCAACAGTCTTACAACAAGCTTAAAGTTAATCTGGACAACCTACAGGATGTCAATGAAGTTGTACTTCACTACAGAAAATCTCAAGAGGATAGCTGGGAAGTATTTACCGGAACCGGAAATTCAGTCTATCTTGAAGGATTAGAAGCAGGCACAGAATATGAAATCGTTTTAAGTTCTTATAGCTCTAATAGTTACCAATATCAGAGATTATTCGAACATTCTACTAAAAACGAAACAGATTATATGATTAAAGGATCAACTTTAGATAGATTTTCATTCAATCTTTACCCAAATCCGGCTGCTAATGAACTTACAATCTTGTTTGACACTGACAAATCAGCAGCTGTTTTAAATGTTTCTATCTATGATTTATCCGGAAAAAAGGTTTATCATAACATTATAGAGAACAAAAACAATCTAATTGACCGTGAGTCATTATCCTTGGATGATATTCGCAATGGTGTATATTTTGTTAAAATTGAAAGTGAGTCAATATCTCACACAGAAAGATTGGTAATCATGAAGTAA
- the folE gene encoding GTP cyclohydrolase I FolE encodes MNGNSKIKQAESSSGLQHADMIGDSHVGTSTDTPLRGDAFVKTDSEKIEEIQIHFREIMNILGLDLKDDSLSGTPYRVAKMYVNEIFSGLNPKNFPEIKTFENKYQYNEMLIEKDISFYSNCEHHFVPIIGKAHVGYISNGRVVGLSKINRLVRYFAARPQVQERLTMQIAGALKEVLNTDDVAVLIEAKHLCVASRGIEDDTSLTVTSSFSGKFTKDNVRNEFFLNTSK; translated from the coding sequence ATGAATGGTAATAGCAAAATTAAACAGGCTGAATCAAGTTCCGGACTTCAGCATGCTGATATGATAGGGGACAGCCACGTAGGAACATCAACTGATACTCCATTGAGAGGTGATGCATTTGTAAAGACTGATTCTGAAAAGATTGAAGAAATACAAATTCATTTTAGAGAAATAATGAACATACTGGGTCTTGATCTGAAAGATGATAGCTTGAGCGGTACTCCTTACAGAGTAGCTAAAATGTATGTTAATGAAATTTTTTCCGGACTTAACCCGAAGAATTTCCCGGAGATAAAGACCTTTGAAAATAAGTATCAATATAATGAAATGCTTATTGAAAAGGATATTTCTTTTTATTCTAATTGCGAACATCATTTCGTACCGATTATAGGCAAAGCTCATGTTGGTTATATATCAAATGGAAGAGTAGTCGGACTTTCTAAAATCAACAGGTTGGTAAGGTATTTTGCTGCAAGGCCTCAAGTCCAGGAAAGGTTGACCATGCAAATTGCCGGTGCTCTAAAAGAGGTTTTAAATACTGATGATGTTGCTGTTTTGATAGAAGCTAAACATTTATGCGTTGCATCCAGGGGAATTGAAGACGATACCAGCTTAACAGTAACTTCCTCTTTTTCAGGAAAATTTACAAAGGATAATGTGCGAAACGAATTTTTTCTCAATACATCTAAGTGA
- the ytxJ gene encoding bacillithiol system redox-active protein YtxJ, with protein sequence MLINLTDLSQLEEIIQLKDDKLYLIFKHSTRCSISTLAFDRIKRGLKQKEFASIPFFYLDLIQYRNISDAISEKFQVEHQSPQILAIRNGICIYNESHISISPKNILPLLEN encoded by the coding sequence ATATTGATTAATCTTACTGATTTATCTCAGCTTGAAGAAATTATTCAGCTGAAAGATGATAAGTTGTACTTAATTTTTAAGCATAGTACACGTTGTTCAATTAGTACTTTGGCATTTGACCGAATTAAAAGGGGATTGAAGCAAAAAGAATTTGCTTCAATCCCCTTTTTCTACCTTGATTTAATACAATATCGCAATATTTCTGATGCAATTTCTGAAAAATTTCAGGTTGAACATCAGTCTCCACAAATTTTAGCTATTCGAAATGGCATTTGTATTTATAATGAGTCTCATATCTCCATTTCTCCAAAAAACATTCTCCCTCTTCTAGAAAATTAG
- a CDS encoding peptidoglycan synthetase has translation MLLKKSTLKIHFIAIGGSIMHNLAICLRKMGHHVSGSDDEIFEPAISQLKKNNLLPEKLGWSADKITDNTDLVVLGMHAKKDNPELKKAIQLNIKIVSFPELIADFSKNKKRIVIAGSHGKTTTTSILMHVFKENKINFDYLVGARIDGFENMVKLTEESEYILIEGDEYLSSPLDNRPKFFHYKPQHTIITGIAWDHINVFPTEEIYLKTFKDYLETLTNATVVYFKKDENIDKVISGSTNKLKFLPYSTPEYKILDDKSTIKLDDEYVELSLFGKHNFENINAAYYLWKSLGFEGKKFREKISSFSGPALRLENWYTDSNYIFIRDFAHAPSKVQASINAVTEHYNHFTKIAVIELHTFSSLTESFLPHYKETTKGVDKVFIFFDEKALELKGKQIPTEKTLKEAFNRKDLVIIKNKMTLKEEIIKNLIPKTIFLLMSSGKLDGFTKTELKEVIK, from the coding sequence ATGCTTTTAAAAAAGTCTACTTTAAAAATTCATTTTATTGCAATTGGCGGGAGTATAATGCACAATCTCGCTATCTGTTTACGTAAAATGGGGCATCATGTTTCAGGATCAGATGATGAAATTTTTGAACCGGCAATTTCACAACTAAAAAAAAATAACCTATTGCCTGAAAAACTAGGCTGGTCAGCAGATAAAATAACCGATAATACAGATCTGGTAGTGTTGGGAATGCATGCAAAAAAAGATAATCCGGAACTAAAAAAAGCTATACAGTTAAATATTAAAATTGTTTCTTTTCCTGAATTAATTGCAGACTTTTCTAAAAATAAAAAGAGAATTGTAATTGCAGGCAGTCATGGCAAAACAACGACAACATCCATATTAATGCATGTTTTTAAGGAGAATAAAATAAATTTTGACTATCTGGTAGGCGCTCGCATAGATGGTTTTGAAAACATGGTTAAACTGACAGAAGAATCTGAGTATATTTTAATTGAAGGAGATGAATATTTATCATCCCCATTAGATAACAGACCTAAATTTTTCCACTATAAACCACAGCATACAATTATAACAGGTATAGCCTGGGACCATATCAATGTTTTCCCTACAGAAGAAATATATCTAAAAACGTTTAAAGACTATCTGGAGACATTGACTAATGCTACGGTAGTTTATTTTAAAAAAGATGAAAACATTGACAAAGTTATTTCGGGCAGTACAAATAAACTGAAATTCCTCCCCTATTCAACTCCGGAATATAAAATCCTTGATGATAAAAGTACTATAAAGTTAGATGACGAATATGTAGAACTTTCATTATTTGGAAAACATAATTTTGAAAATATAAATGCAGCATATTACCTATGGAAATCTTTAGGATTCGAGGGTAAGAAATTCAGAGAAAAAATAAGTAGTTTCTCAGGCCCGGCACTTCGTTTAGAAAATTGGTATACAGACTCAAACTATATATTTATAAGAGACTTTGCTCATGCACCATCAAAAGTACAAGCTAGCATAAACGCTGTAACTGAGCATTACAACCATTTTACAAAAATTGCCGTTATAGAACTGCATACTTTTAGCAGTCTTACCGAAAGTTTTTTACCGCACTATAAAGAGACCACTAAAGGTGTAGATAAAGTTTTTATCTTTTTTGATGAAAAAGCTTTAGAATTAAAAGGAAAACAAATACCTACAGAAAAAACACTAAAAGAAGCCTTTAATAGAAAAGATTTAGTTATTATTAAAAATAAAATGACTCTAAAAGAAGAGATTATAAAAAACCTTATCCCTAAAACTATATTTTTACTTATGTCAAGTGGAAAACTGGATGGATTTACAAAAACTGAATTAAAAGAAGTAATAAAATGA